A DNA window from Camelina sativa cultivar DH55 chromosome 13, Cs, whole genome shotgun sequence contains the following coding sequences:
- the LOC104738303 gene encoding putative RING-H2 finger protein ATL35, with amino-acid sequence MFFFFVIYGTCATDGEAGGHEAHEVLHSRATIAAVDKEVIESFPTFLYSEVKGLKIGNGGVECAICLYEFEDEDTLRWIPPCSHTFHGNCIDVWLSSRSTCPVCRANLSLKPGESFPYPCMDLETGNTRRNVLDGRSFVHLGKNLDRFTLQLPEEVQRKLVSLNLVRRSHMALPQAMSSRQGYRSGFFQGQQTLTRAISKSLSFTFQASSVRSTIGRDDLVLETSQVKNKDLGEQLFQRLMRDKV; translated from the exons atgttctttttctttgttatatatgGAACCTGCGCTACGGACGGTGAGGCGGGAGGCCATGAGGCCCATGAAGTATTGCACAGTAGAGCAACGATTGCTGCGGTTGACAAAGAAGTAATCGAGTCTTTTCCTACTTTCCTCTATTCAGAGGTTAAAGGGCTCAAGATAGGCAATGGTGGGGTTGAATGTGCTATTTGTCTATACgagtttgaagatgaagacACGTTACGTTGGATCCCTCCGTGTAGCCACACTTTCCATGGTAATTGCATCGACGTGTGGCTCTCTTCTCGGTCCACATGTCCGGTATGTCGTGCAAATCTGTCTCTAAAACCTGGTGAGAGCTTTCCATATCCGTGCATGGATCTTGAAACGGGGAATACACGAAGAAACGTTCTAGA CGGACGTTCATTTGTTCACCTAGGTAAGAATCTAGATCGATTCACACTGCAGTTACCAGAGGAGGTGCAAAGAAAACTGGTTAGCTTGAATCTGGTAAGGAGAAGCCATATGGCTTTACCTCAAGCCATGAGTTCGAGACAGGGCT at AGAAGCGGTTTCTTTCAAGGACAACAAACACTTACGCGTGCCATATCtaagtctctctctttcacttttCAAGCATCTTCTGTTCGGTCCACAATTGGCAGGGACGATCTAGTGCTAGAGACTTCCCAAGTCAAGAACAAAGATTTGGGTGAACAGTTGTTCCAACGCCTCATGCGAGATAAGGTTTAA
- the LOC104736936 gene encoding putative RING-H2 finger protein ATL37, which yields MTIFTRDLSHRIVLYVLLLLFSFQFLPCVTCQEELESVDPNGKKVTAESVIGIVLLAMFLLALVVCCLHYGFFSAEIEAGGHEVLHSTVRRGLDKDVIESFPAFLYSHVKGLKIGKGGVECAICLSEFEDEELLRWMPPCSHTFHTNCIDMWLSSRSTCPVCRANLSMKPGESFPFLSTDLEMGNAERGVRESPGEISLTGSVTWNNNANCRTPRSRSTGLSSSWHKADIFFPRSHSTGHSLVRLGENLDRFTLQLPDEMQRELVCLNLMKRSHIALPQARSSRQGYRSGSVGNERSGFTQGRQTLRRAISTSLSFSFQAAPIRSTFGRDHLMRETTQANDKHFGERSFQRLMP from the coding sequence ATGACTATCTTCACAAGAGATCTAAGCCATCGGATTGTACTATATGTTTTATTGCTGCTCTTCTCTTTCCAATTTCTTCCTTGCGTAACTTGCCAGGAAGAGTTGGAATCAGTAGATCCCAATGGAAAAAAAGTCACGGCGGAATCTGTAATTGGAATCGTTTTGCTAGCGATGTTCTTACTagctttggttgtttgttgCTTGCACTACGGATTTTTTAGTGCAGAGATTGAGGCGGGAGGCCATGAAGTATTGCACAGTACAGTGAGGCGTGGGCTTGACAAGGATGTCATTGAGTCCTTTCCGGCTTTCCTCTATTCACATGTTAAAGGGCTCAAGATAGGCAAAGGCGGAGTTGAATGTGCAATTTGTCTAAGCGAGTTTGAGGACGAAGAGTTGCTACGTTGGATGCCTCCTTGTAGCCACACTTTCCATACTAACTGCATCGACATGTGGCTCTCTTCTCGGTCCACATGTCCGGTATGTCGTGCAAACTTGTCTATGAAACCTGGCGAGAGCTTTCCATTTCTGAGCACGGATCTTGAAATGGGAAATGCAGAGAGAGGCGTTCGTGAATCCCCTGGTGAGATAAGCTTGACAGGTAGCGTGACATGGAACAACAATGCAAACTGTAGAACACCTCGCTCGAGATCTACGGGGTTATCGTCGAGCTGGCATAAGGCTGATATATTCTTCCCTCGATCTCACTCGACCGGACATTCATTGGTTCGGCTCGGTGAGAATCTAGATCGTTTCACACTGCAGTTACCAGATGAGATGCAAAGAGAACTGGTTTGCCTGAATCTGATGAAGAGAAGCCACATAGCATTACCACAAGCCAGGAGTTCAAGACAGGGCTACAGGAGCGGAAGCGTTGGAAATGAGAGAAGCGGCTTCACTCAAGGACGGCAAACACTCAGGCGAGCCATATCtacgtctctctctttctcttttcaagCTGCTCCTATTCGGTCCACATTTGGCAGGGACCATCTAATGCGAGAGACTACCCAAGCTAATGACAAACATTTTGGTGAACGGTCATTCCAACGCCTCATGCCATAG
- the LOC104736937 gene encoding DNA mismatch repair protein MLH1-like isoform X2, which yields MIDDGSSLTVEMEVEDSPAAAIAPREPPKIQRLEESVINRIAAGEVIQRPVSAVKELVENSLDADSSSISVVVMDGGLKLIQVSDDGHGIRREDLPILCERHTTSKLTKYEDLFSLSSMGFRGEALASMTYVAHVTVTSITKGQIHGYRVSYRDGVMEHEPKACAAVKGTQIMVENLFYNMIARRKTLQNSADDYGKIVDLLSRMAIHHNNVSFSCRKHGAVKADVHSVVSPSRLDSIRSVYGVSVAKNLMKVEVSSCDPSGCTFDMEGFISNSNYVAKKTILVLFINDRLVECSALKRAIEIVYAATLPKASKPFVYMSINLPREHVDINIHPTKKEVSLLNQEIIIEMIQSEVELKLRSANDTRTFQEQKVEYIQSTLTSSRSDPPVSPLLSGQKTQKVPVNKMVRTDSSDPAGRLHAFLQPKSHNLPDKVSSLSVVRSSVRQRRNPKETADLSSVQELIAGVDSCCHPGLLETVRNCTYVGMADDVFALVQYNTHLYLANVVNLSKELMYQQTLRRFAHFNAIQLSDPAPLSELILLALKEEDLDLGNENNDDLKERIAEMNTDLLKEKTEMLDEYFSINIDSNGNLSRLPVILDQYTPDMDRVPEFLLCLGNDVEWEDEKTCFQGVSAAIGNFYAMHPPLLPNPSGDGIQFYTKRKNIDQDLLSDAENAWAQREWSIQHVLFPSMRLFLKPPAAMASNGTFVKVASLEKLYKIFERC from the exons ATGATCGACGACGGTTCGTCTCTTACGGTGGAGATGGAGGTGGAAGATTCTCCGGCGGCGGCGATTGCACCGAGAGAACCACCGAAGATTCAACGCCTAGAAGAGTCAGTAATCAACCGTATCGCAGCTGGTGAAGTAATCCAGCGTCCTGTTTCAGCGGTGAAGGAGCTCGTTGAGAACAGCCTCGACGCcgattcaagttccataagcgtCGTTGTTATGGACGGTGGCTTGAAACTCATTCAAGTCTCAGACGACGGTCACGGTATTAGA CGTGAAGATTTGCCGATACTATGCGAGAGACATACGACATCGAAGCTAACTAAGTATGAGGATTTGTTCTCACTCAGCTCAATGGGATTTAGAGGAGAGGCATTGGCTAGTATGACTTATGTTGCTCATGTTACAGTAACTTCAATTACTAAAGGCCAGATTCATGGTTACAG agTGTCGTATAGAGATGGTGTCATGGAGCATGAACCAAAGGCCTGTGCTGCTGTCAAAGGAACTCAGATAATG GTGGAGAATTTGTTCTACAATATGATTGCTAGACGGAAGACACTTCAAAATTCTGCTGATGATTATGGGAAAATAGTAGACTTGCTGAGTCGTATGGCCATTCATCACAATAATGTCAGCTTTTCTTGTCGAAAG CATGGAGCTGTCAAGGCGGATGTTCACTCAGTTGTGTCGCCTTCAAGGCTTGATTCAATTAGGTCTGTTTATGGGGTATCAGTTGCAAAGAACTTGATGAAAGTAGAAGTATCCTCTTGTGACCCCTCTGGTTGTACTTTTGATATGGAAGGTTTCATATCCAATTCAAACTATGTTGCTAAGAAGACCATATTGGTGCTTTTCATTAATG ATAGATTGGTGGAATGCTCTGCCTTAAAAAGAGCCATTGAAATTGTTTATGCTGCAACATTGCCAAAAGCATCGAAACCTTTTGTCTACATGTCAATCAATTTGCCACGGGAACATGTTGATATCAATATTCATCCAACAAAGAAAGAG GTTAGCCTTCTTAACCAGGAAATCATTATCGAGATGATTCAGTCAGAGGTTGAATTAAAACTGAGAAGTGCAAATGATACTAGGACTTTTCAAGAGCAG AAAGTGGAATACATTCAATCTACATTAACATCCTCGAGAAGTGATCCTCCAGTTTCTCCGTTGCTTTCTG GACAAAAAACACAGAAAGTTCCTGTTAATAAAATGGTGAGAACGGATTCATCAGATCCAGCTGGACGGTTACATGCTTTTTTGCAACCAAAATCTCATAACCTCCCTGACAAGGTTTCTAGTTTGAGTGTAGTAAG GTCTTCTGTAAGGCAAAGAAGAAACCCAAAGGAAACTGCGGATCTTTCTAGTGTCCAGGAACTCATTGCTGGAGTTGACAGCTGCTGCCATCCAG GTCTGCTGGAGACTGTTAGGAATTGCACATATGTTGGAATGGCAGATGATGTTTTTGCTTTAGTTCAGTATAACACCCATCTATATCTAGCAAATGTGGTGAACCTCAG CAAAGAGCTCATGTATCAGCAAACTCTTCGTCGTTTTGCTCATTTTAATGCTATACAGCTTAGCGATCCAGCCCCTTTGTCGGAGTTAATATTGTTGGCTCTGAAAGAGGAGGATCTAGATCTAGGAAATGAGAACAATGACGATCTGAAAGAAAGAATCGCTGAA ATGAATACAGATCTTCTGAAGGAAAAAACGGAAATGTTAGATGAGTATTTCAGCATTAACATTGACTCCAATGGAAATTTGTCAAGGCTTCCTGTCATACTCGACCAGTATACACCTGACATGGACCGCGTTCCCGAATTTTTACTATGCTTGGGAAATGAT GTTGAGTGGGAAGATGAGAAGACTTGCTTTCAAGGAGTTTCTGCAGCTATTGGGAACTTTTACGCGATGCATCCTCCTCTTTTGCCAAACCCATCGGGTGACGGTATTCAGTTCTATACTAAGAGAA aaaatattGATCAAGACCTTCTTTCAGATGCTGAAAACGCATGGGCACAACGTGAATGGTCTATCCAACACGTGTTGTTTCCGTCTATGAGATTGTTCTTGAAGCCACCAGCCGCCATGGCTTCAAATGGAACTTTTGTCAAG GTAGCATCCCTTGAAAAGCTGTACAAGATATTCGAACGATGCTAA
- the LOC104736937 gene encoding DNA mismatch repair protein MLH1-like isoform X1: MIDDGSSLTVEMEVEDSPAAAIAPREPPKIQRLEESVINRIAAGEVIQRPVSAVKELVENSLDADSSSISVVVMDGGLKLIQVSDDGHGIRREDLPILCERHTTSKLTKYEDLFSLSSMGFRGEALASMTYVAHVTVTSITKGQIHGYRVSYRDGVMEHEPKACAAVKGTQIMVENLFYNMIARRKTLQNSADDYGKIVDLLSRMAIHHNNVSFSCRKHGAVKADVHSVVSPSRLDSIRSVYGVSVAKNLMKVEVSSCDPSGCTFDMEGFISNSNYVAKKTILVLFINDRLVECSALKRAIEIVYAATLPKASKPFVYMSINLPREHVDINIHPTKKEVSLLNQEIIIEMIQSEVELKLRSANDTRTFQEQKVEYIQSTLTSSRSDPPVSPLLSGQKTQKVPVNKMVRTDSSDPAGRLHAFLQPKSHNLPDKVSSLSVVRSSVRQRRNPKETADLSSVQELIAGVDSCCHPGLLETVRNCTYVGMADDVFALVQYNTHLYLANVVNLSKELMYQQTLRRFAHFNAIQLSDPAPLSELILLALKEEDLDLGNENNDDLKERIAEMNTDLLKEKTEMLDEYFSINIDSNGNLSRLPVILDQYTPDMDRVPEFLLCLGNDVEWEDEKTCFQGVSAAIGNFYAMHPPLLPNPSGDGIQFYTKRSESSQDNTDLGGNVEMEENIDQDLLSDAENAWAQREWSIQHVLFPSMRLFLKPPAAMASNGTFVKVASLEKLYKIFERC, encoded by the exons ATGATCGACGACGGTTCGTCTCTTACGGTGGAGATGGAGGTGGAAGATTCTCCGGCGGCGGCGATTGCACCGAGAGAACCACCGAAGATTCAACGCCTAGAAGAGTCAGTAATCAACCGTATCGCAGCTGGTGAAGTAATCCAGCGTCCTGTTTCAGCGGTGAAGGAGCTCGTTGAGAACAGCCTCGACGCcgattcaagttccataagcgtCGTTGTTATGGACGGTGGCTTGAAACTCATTCAAGTCTCAGACGACGGTCACGGTATTAGA CGTGAAGATTTGCCGATACTATGCGAGAGACATACGACATCGAAGCTAACTAAGTATGAGGATTTGTTCTCACTCAGCTCAATGGGATTTAGAGGAGAGGCATTGGCTAGTATGACTTATGTTGCTCATGTTACAGTAACTTCAATTACTAAAGGCCAGATTCATGGTTACAG agTGTCGTATAGAGATGGTGTCATGGAGCATGAACCAAAGGCCTGTGCTGCTGTCAAAGGAACTCAGATAATG GTGGAGAATTTGTTCTACAATATGATTGCTAGACGGAAGACACTTCAAAATTCTGCTGATGATTATGGGAAAATAGTAGACTTGCTGAGTCGTATGGCCATTCATCACAATAATGTCAGCTTTTCTTGTCGAAAG CATGGAGCTGTCAAGGCGGATGTTCACTCAGTTGTGTCGCCTTCAAGGCTTGATTCAATTAGGTCTGTTTATGGGGTATCAGTTGCAAAGAACTTGATGAAAGTAGAAGTATCCTCTTGTGACCCCTCTGGTTGTACTTTTGATATGGAAGGTTTCATATCCAATTCAAACTATGTTGCTAAGAAGACCATATTGGTGCTTTTCATTAATG ATAGATTGGTGGAATGCTCTGCCTTAAAAAGAGCCATTGAAATTGTTTATGCTGCAACATTGCCAAAAGCATCGAAACCTTTTGTCTACATGTCAATCAATTTGCCACGGGAACATGTTGATATCAATATTCATCCAACAAAGAAAGAG GTTAGCCTTCTTAACCAGGAAATCATTATCGAGATGATTCAGTCAGAGGTTGAATTAAAACTGAGAAGTGCAAATGATACTAGGACTTTTCAAGAGCAG AAAGTGGAATACATTCAATCTACATTAACATCCTCGAGAAGTGATCCTCCAGTTTCTCCGTTGCTTTCTG GACAAAAAACACAGAAAGTTCCTGTTAATAAAATGGTGAGAACGGATTCATCAGATCCAGCTGGACGGTTACATGCTTTTTTGCAACCAAAATCTCATAACCTCCCTGACAAGGTTTCTAGTTTGAGTGTAGTAAG GTCTTCTGTAAGGCAAAGAAGAAACCCAAAGGAAACTGCGGATCTTTCTAGTGTCCAGGAACTCATTGCTGGAGTTGACAGCTGCTGCCATCCAG GTCTGCTGGAGACTGTTAGGAATTGCACATATGTTGGAATGGCAGATGATGTTTTTGCTTTAGTTCAGTATAACACCCATCTATATCTAGCAAATGTGGTGAACCTCAG CAAAGAGCTCATGTATCAGCAAACTCTTCGTCGTTTTGCTCATTTTAATGCTATACAGCTTAGCGATCCAGCCCCTTTGTCGGAGTTAATATTGTTGGCTCTGAAAGAGGAGGATCTAGATCTAGGAAATGAGAACAATGACGATCTGAAAGAAAGAATCGCTGAA ATGAATACAGATCTTCTGAAGGAAAAAACGGAAATGTTAGATGAGTATTTCAGCATTAACATTGACTCCAATGGAAATTTGTCAAGGCTTCCTGTCATACTCGACCAGTATACACCTGACATGGACCGCGTTCCCGAATTTTTACTATGCTTGGGAAATGAT GTTGAGTGGGAAGATGAGAAGACTTGCTTTCAAGGAGTTTCTGCAGCTATTGGGAACTTTTACGCGATGCATCCTCCTCTTTTGCCAAACCCATCGGGTGACGGTATTCAGTTCTATACTAAGAGAAGTGAGAGCTCTCAAGATAATACAGATTTAG GGGGTAACgttgagatggaagaaaatattGATCAAGACCTTCTTTCAGATGCTGAAAACGCATGGGCACAACGTGAATGGTCTATCCAACACGTGTTGTTTCCGTCTATGAGATTGTTCTTGAAGCCACCAGCCGCCATGGCTTCAAATGGAACTTTTGTCAAG GTAGCATCCCTTGAAAAGCTGTACAAGATATTCGAACGATGCTAA